The following are encoded in a window of Candidatus Methylomirabilota bacterium genomic DNA:
- a CDS encoding adenylosuccinate lyase, protein MIPRYALPRMVSVWEPQSRYAAWLRIELLACEAWVELGVVPREALHVIRERADFDIDRIQEIEREVRHDVIAFVSAVAERVGPEARYLHFGLTSYDVVDTALAVLLQQAADILLDDLGALSRTVADLARRHKRTIMIGRTHGIHAEPTTFGLKLALWYCEVERNLDRLRRARESVAYGKLSGAVGTFAHLPLFVEQYVCSRLGLKPAPISSQIISRDRHAEFLQTLALIGTSLDKFAVEIRHLQRTEVREVEEPFVEGQKGSSAMPHKRNPVACEQVSGLARLLRSYAQSGLENVPLWHERDISHSSVERVILPDATILLDYLLVRFREVLEGLRVYPDRMRRNLELTGGLVFSEAVLLALIGKGLTREEGYRLVQRHAMQAWESGEAFKPLLLADPEIGRHLSPAEVESCFDLDYHLRHLDDIFARVGL, encoded by the coding sequence ATGATTCCCCGCTACGCACTGCCCCGGATGGTCTCTGTATGGGAACCGCAGAGCCGCTACGCCGCCTGGTTGCGGATCGAGCTGTTGGCGTGCGAGGCATGGGTCGAGCTGGGCGTCGTCCCGCGTGAGGCGCTCCACGTCATCCGGGAGCGGGCCGATTTCGACATCGATCGTATCCAGGAGATCGAACGGGAGGTTCGCCACGACGTTATCGCCTTTGTCTCGGCGGTGGCGGAACGGGTCGGCCCGGAGGCGCGTTACCTGCACTTCGGTCTGACCTCCTATGATGTGGTAGATACGGCCCTGGCGGTGCTGCTCCAGCAGGCCGCCGACATTCTGTTGGACGACCTGGGGGCGCTCTCCAGAACCGTCGCCGACCTCGCCCGACGCCATAAACGTACGATCATGATCGGGCGGACGCACGGCATCCATGCCGAGCCGACCACCTTCGGCCTGAAGCTGGCGCTCTGGTACTGCGAGGTGGAGCGGAATCTCGACCGTCTCCGACGGGCCAGGGAGAGTGTGGCCTACGGCAAGCTCTCCGGCGCCGTCGGGACCTTCGCCCACCTGCCGCTGTTTGTGGAGCAGTATGTCTGCTCGCGCCTCGGGCTCAAGCCGGCGCCGATCTCCAGCCAGATCATCTCCAGGGATCGGCACGCGGAATTCCTGCAGACGCTGGCGCTGATCGGAACCTCGCTCGACAAGTTTGCCGTCGAGATCCGTCATCTGCAGCGGACCGAGGTGCGCGAGGTGGAGGAGCCGTTTGTCGAGGGTCAGAAGGGTTCGTCGGCCATGCCGCACAAGCGAAATCCGGTTGCCTGTGAACAGGTGTCCGGGTTGGCGCGACTGCTGAGGAGCTACGCCCAGTCCGGCCTGGAGAATGTGCCGCTGTGGCACGAGCGCGACATCAGCCACTCCTCGGTAGAACGGGTGATCCTTCCCGATGCGACCATCCTGCTGGACTACCTGCTGGTCCGGTTCCGGGAGGTGCTTGAGGGTCTGCGGGTCTATCCGGATCGGATGCGACGCAACCTGGAGCTGACGGGAGGGCTGGTATTTTCTGAGGCGGTCTTGCTGGCGCTGATCGGGAAGGGGCTCACCCGGGAAGAGGGCTACCGGCTGGTGCAGCGACATGCCATGCAGGCGTGGGAGTCGGGGGAGGCGTTCAAGCCGCTCCTGTTGGCCGATCCGGAGATCGGTCGACACCTCTCTCCCGCCGAGGTTGAAAGTTGCTTTGATCTGGACTATCATCTGCGGCATCTGGACGATATCTTCGCCCGCGTCGGCCTGTAA
- a CDS encoding phosphoribosylformylglycinamidine synthase translates to MLTAKIYVTLKPGVLDAQGDTVRSALQTLGFEGLTDVRVGKFMVLTLNGLTTEQATAQVDEMCRRLLANPVIEDYRFELQEAAT, encoded by the coding sequence ATGTTAACCGCAAAGATCTACGTGACACTGAAGCCCGGCGTCCTCGACGCCCAGGGCGATACGGTCCGGTCGGCCCTGCAGACGCTCGGCTTTGAAGGGCTTACCGACGTACGGGTCGGTAAGTTTATGGTGTTGACGCTGAACGGCCTGACCACGGAGCAGGCGACGGCACAGGTCGACGAGATGTGCAGGCGGCTGCTGGCGAACCCGGTGATCGAAGACTATCGCTTCGAGCTGCAGGAGGCCGCGACATGA
- a CDS encoding phosphoribosylformylglycinamidine synthase I, with protein sequence MRFGIVVFPGSWSHQDFHHVIVNVLKEEACYLWHKEADLHGSDCVILPGGFAHGDYLRSGAIARLSPVMRAVAAFADAGGPVLGSCNGFQVLTEAGLLPGALLPNDCLHYRCRWVHLRVESRQTSFTAAMQSGQVVRMPISHGDGRYYIDRIGWQRLIDGDQIIFRYCDANGSLMQDANPNGSLDHIAGICNERRNVLGLMPHPERAAESILGSEDGRLMLTSILDRVVHA encoded by the coding sequence ATGAGGTTCGGCATTGTGGTCTTTCCGGGCTCCTGGAGCCATCAGGACTTCCACCACGTCATTGTCAATGTCCTGAAGGAGGAGGCCTGTTACCTCTGGCATAAAGAGGCCGACCTTCACGGTTCCGATTGCGTGATCCTGCCGGGAGGATTCGCCCACGGCGACTATCTGCGGTCAGGGGCCATAGCGAGGCTTTCCCCCGTTATGCGCGCGGTAGCGGCCTTTGCGGACGCAGGTGGCCCGGTCCTGGGGAGCTGCAATGGGTTTCAGGTCCTGACCGAGGCGGGATTACTTCCGGGCGCGCTCCTGCCGAACGACTGCCTGCACTACCGGTGCCGCTGGGTCCATCTGCGGGTAGAAAGCCGACAGACCTCCTTTACCGCCGCCATGCAGTCTGGACAGGTCGTACGGATGCCGATTTCACACGGCGACGGCCGGTACTACATCGACCGGATCGGGTGGCAACGGCTGATCGACGGCGACCAGATCATCTTTCGCTATTGTGATGCGAACGGATCGCTGATGCAGGATGCCAATCCCAACGGGTCGCTGGATCACATCGCCGGGATCTGCAACGAACGCCGCAATGTCCTTGGATTGATGCCGCATCCGGAGCGGGCCGCCGAGTCGATCCTGGGTTCGGAGGACGGCCGCCTGATGTTGACGTCGATCCTTGATCGCGTGGTCCACGCCTGA